One genomic window of Nostoc sp. TCL26-01 includes the following:
- a CDS encoding pre-peptidase C-terminal domain-containing protein, whose translation MTNIKNFEHNYLQSILDNSLLIAQEKLGYFLVDTEFDYKIRLAFGSGVDVLAANSLVRELVQLNSALLPKIEIRNQSEINGAKGAFAISNNTLYLSREFIEENTSNLSSIATVIIEELGHFIDSRLNAKDTLGDEGELFANLVQRVKLSSTELQRVKLEYDSAVVTIDGQNIQIEQSNYNLGLVEGSYSRNNSVSVNDYSDNWTFQTSTISGNNNYVRVTSNSNLDYDLVLQVTDQFGQVRTSDLYTDFEEVSLSGAGAGTYTITVYDKYRGQYAGHYETYYDYYYGYYNVWVPDNVSYSLTINAPQLPQISPDTKESNNSLASATLVTSGTPLTGGERYFSNLSIHLPTDTDFFKFTTNQISTYENYIYAFQNTEVGDLDIELYNEAGGQLYTSYWNASGYGQNVLSLAGLLPGTYYFRVGSYEGQLTPSYDLVFNLPVSLSSDRFENNNTSQTAKNLGAISGFKQENNLSIHTNTDIDWFQFQITGQTNNQHYIAIDFENIKGNLDLALYDNQGNVINYTANNTDGEALSLWGLTSGIYYAAVYSWSGNTNNYNLMLNAPGTTSTITADAFESNNTRMAAKSLKDFGWRQEEGFKAWQNLSISSGDEDWFKFDIKEGQNGNYVAITFDNSFNNYQGDLDLELYNSSGTRIKQAAGFRDVELINLDNQPAGTYYARVVGNNGSTNPNYTLFINTPGGDQFENQGQGNNAPGQATKLTHNTYRQQIKNLSIHATDDVDWFKLNLPSAGKANDYIRIDFDGAVGDLDLEIYNSNGEQVIDSSEGVGNTEQISLQGLTSGDYLIKVYGYDGETNSDYTLTVNSPVGNNQDWLEANNSLSAAKNLNQYLKPGQQVITIGDEPEKPLSIHNSTDVDWFKFTIASPAKAGDYAQIAFDHTIGDLDFELYNSSSQLLKPSKGIANIHRIDLKDLEIGDYYLKVLGYNGATNPTYTLTVDAPFTKITGDWSETNTAEPDTLQQAKDLGKINRVFNQGNLSISQGDVDWFKFEIDAKGGQNDAVGIRFNQGQGNLDIELYGADGTTLIKKSTGISGTEEISLNGRDKGVYYLKVSGYNNATNPNYELFINAPENTSGDWAEKTLGNNISSNAFNLRDVEGLQTWESLSIHTTNDVDWFKFTTLNTANATDFVRIQFDQKLGDLELSLYDATGTTLYGKSESTDNFEELKLTNAQGTYLNPGTYLVKVEGYKQATNPNYQLLINAPSGDNSDWAETNNTRLTAENLQEVQGTQVYSGLSLHQGGDDDWFSFITKGIGVEGHAVSIEFDNTQGDLQLQLYDNSGTLKGTSDLNSNRERISLKGLVAGTYYVKVYGKTTTTTNPNYSLIIDAPQIPESDWIDQKSATKNFNDTRTTAYDLREIDGSLTLSGLSIHPNTDQDWFKFNLNKMGVAGQAVRIDFNHFEGDLKLELFDTNGNSLGLSNTTKNFEEISLTGKNAGTYYVKVSGASSTASNPEYSLTVDATPQARPDALEVNDTPGKAYDLRDLARTAQIGIAASGRGYPYDYYYYTFSTPLFSSQPLDVFSSPYTSVVGSVYNDLFGSPSVSMLPGYQPVSHSDVINAGFQVGGNVHSFASGAINYTNVSDLAYSVPGFSQWQQQNNQYLWNQAQQGVSGFQGLGSLASSMPWLGSVGTSLSGISSALGNILGDGSLSALISPFNKNRSSQNLAVISNLSIDKLTDQDWFKFELSKDGEEGQFISINFDHGQGDLKLELFEAFNTTTNTAEAQYQTYLVDRANGNGDTEQISLTGLAKGTYFIRVSGAINPNYSLTLSAPPQPNDTGDWTEPNNSSSTTYDLKTVEGGRLLENLSIHNSTDQDWFQFTTTGTGKNGHKVRIDFSNAQGDLDLLLYDQNGTTVRGRSETTGNFEEISLNTLPAGTYKVQVLGYNNGTNPNYSLSILAPDNTTTIAPDNLEPNNTSATAINLNQADGINTISNLTIHNSDQDYFKFTLQDTNPNDGQNLVTTDSSISIQFENALGDLQLELRDQNNTLVRSSLSTSNNESISLKGLTPGTYYSRVFGNTVNNTTATNRYEFHIDAPTDATQIKNDWTVLVYMTASDLQSAAFDDINEMEWATSLFPSNVNFAVLWDQSSFDTNKQYTTGTQGKWGTTGRAIIQADTNMNRVATNFDISIGELNTGDPNNLVNFVNWAKTAAPAENYALVMWDHGAGDLGGFNFDDEGNKTNTSVDRLYTNELAAALNTLKTSGTTLDLLAFDACLMGMTEVAYALKDYTDVFVASEELEAAEGYDYTTAFSALLSNPDQVTAQDIASGMITSFQQQYQGDRFGFDTLSAIDALNDTTTGKFSNFVTQLKAFTVAAVAITTSATWDAIQDARNAATSFLQSGDYRDLGQFLNAIATSNNTALSGLKTVAQSAYTALQDLVIDKTSDRRDTQGLSIYLPSRGSTLDPGYLNRNGAFFTATGWNNFLNAAISRGSNRNATTDWADSNDTAARAYNFNKLIGDGHTFTNLSLHEVADQDWYRFEIIGNGESGDRLTVTYSSTLGSGLSLSIYSLNNRQTPVKPIANAVSGQASIDLAGLATGEYLIRVQGNGSLIVPQYSLTINTPGTLGSANIQDWASGNNRTAKANSLGIITAESVFAGLRVNSTTPDFFEFEIPKNQIVNPGRVNVNVVGNQSVTAELLATNGTTVLATKTGTGKLQLTYPGEAGKTYQLKISQPSGQNPVSYSLQFETTPRTVNDGTINNDQLEGTSGNDTLNGGTGNDGLSGLAGNDIINGGLGNDTLNGGTGNDSLIGGSGDDTYIIDSIGDTITENANEGTDTVQSSITYTLGTNLENLTLTGIATINATGNSFNNTIIGNSANNTLNGGDGNDSLTGGAGNDILVGGVGADTLTGGTGSDRFTFNSRTEGIDHITDFSVIDDTIAVSTTGFGGGLVAGAVITAAQFAIGTAATTASQRFIYNNTTGGMFFDQDGTGAIAQTQFATLNTGLSLTNADILAIA comes from the coding sequence ATGACAAATATTAAGAACTTTGAACATAATTATCTCCAGTCTATCTTAGATAATTCCTTGCTGATTGCTCAAGAAAAGCTTGGTTACTTTCTTGTTGATACCGAGTTTGATTACAAGATACGATTAGCGTTTGGTAGTGGGGTGGATGTGCTAGCAGCGAACTCTTTAGTACGGGAGTTAGTGCAATTAAATTCTGCTTTATTACCAAAAATTGAGATTCGTAATCAGTCGGAAATTAATGGCGCAAAAGGTGCGTTTGCTATTTCTAATAATACTCTTTATTTATCACGAGAGTTTATAGAAGAAAATACCAGCAACCTTAGCTCAATTGCAACAGTGATCATCGAAGAGTTAGGACATTTTATTGACTCTCGGTTAAATGCTAAGGATACGCTGGGAGATGAGGGAGAACTGTTTGCGAATTTAGTCCAGAGAGTGAAATTAAGTAGTACAGAACTGCAACGAGTAAAATTAGAATATGATAGTGCTGTTGTCACTATTGATGGACAAAATATTCAAATAGAACAGTCAAATTATAATCTAGGCTTAGTTGAAGGAAGCTATTCTCGTAATAATTCAGTTAGCGTCAACGATTACAGTGATAATTGGACATTTCAAACCTCTACAATTTCTGGAAACAATAACTATGTACGTGTTACTTCAAATTCCAACTTAGACTATGATTTAGTCTTACAAGTTACCGATCAATTTGGTCAGGTTCGTACCTCTGATTTATACACAGATTTTGAGGAAGTTTCTCTAAGTGGTGCTGGTGCTGGAACATATACTATAACCGTGTATGACAAGTATCGAGGTCAATATGCAGGTCATTACGAAACCTATTACGATTACTATTATGGATACTATAACGTCTGGGTTCCAGATAATGTATCCTACAGTTTAACAATTAATGCACCACAATTACCACAAATATCACCAGATACTAAAGAAAGTAATAATAGCTTGGCTTCTGCAACGCTGGTAACAAGTGGAACACCCCTAACCGGAGGGGAGAGATATTTCTCAAATTTATCAATTCATCTTCCCACTGATACTGATTTCTTTAAGTTTACGACGAATCAAATTTCAACATATGAAAACTATATCTACGCTTTTCAAAATACTGAGGTAGGCGATCTTGATATAGAATTATACAATGAAGCAGGTGGACAACTTTATACTTCCTATTGGAATGCAAGTGGTTATGGTCAAAATGTACTTTCTTTAGCAGGATTACTGCCTGGGACTTATTATTTTAGAGTAGGTAGTTACGAAGGTCAACTGACACCTTCTTATGATTTGGTGTTTAATCTGCCAGTTTCTTTGAGTAGCGATCGCTTTGAAAATAATAACACCTCTCAGACTGCAAAGAATTTAGGTGCGATTTCAGGATTTAAGCAAGAAAATAACCTCTCAATTCATACCAATACTGATATAGATTGGTTTCAGTTTCAAATTACAGGACAAACTAATAATCAACATTATATCGCTATTGATTTTGAGAATATCAAAGGCAATCTCGATTTAGCCTTATATGATAACCAAGGCAATGTTATTAATTATACTGCCAATAACACGGATGGTGAAGCTCTTTCTTTATGGGGTTTGACATCAGGAATTTATTATGCTGCGGTGTATAGTTGGTCAGGAAATACAAATAATTATAACCTGATGCTCAATGCACCAGGGACGACTTCTACCATTACAGCAGATGCCTTTGAAAGTAATAATACCAGAATGGCAGCCAAGAGTTTAAAAGATTTTGGTTGGCGACAAGAAGAAGGCTTTAAAGCATGGCAAAACCTCTCGATTTCTTCAGGGGATGAAGATTGGTTTAAGTTCGATATTAAAGAAGGACAAAATGGAAATTATGTAGCAATTACCTTTGACAATTCCTTCAACAATTATCAAGGTGACCTCGATTTAGAACTCTATAATTCTTCAGGAACTCGGATTAAACAAGCAGCAGGATTTCGAGATGTTGAATTAATCAATCTAGATAATCAACCAGCAGGTACATATTACGCAAGAGTAGTAGGCAATAACGGCTCAACTAATCCAAATTATACTTTGTTCATTAATACTCCTGGTGGCGATCAATTTGAGAATCAAGGACAGGGAAATAATGCACCTGGACAAGCAACAAAACTTACTCATAATACCTATCGACAGCAAATCAAAAATCTTTCCATTCATGCAACTGATGACGTAGATTGGTTTAAGTTGAATTTGCCAAGTGCAGGAAAAGCTAATGATTATATCCGCATTGATTTCGATGGTGCTGTAGGCGATTTAGATTTAGAAATCTACAATAGCAATGGAGAGCAGGTAATTGATTCTTCTGAAGGAGTTGGGAATACTGAACAAATTTCTCTTCAGGGTTTAACGAGTGGCGATTATCTGATTAAAGTCTACGGTTATGATGGAGAGACGAATTCTGACTATACTTTAACGGTTAATTCTCCTGTCGGTAATAATCAAGATTGGTTAGAGGCTAATAATTCCCTGTCAGCTGCTAAGAATTTAAATCAATATCTAAAACCAGGGCAACAAGTTATTACCATTGGTGATGAACCTGAAAAACCTTTATCAATTCATAATTCTACAGATGTAGATTGGTTTAAGTTTACGATCGCATCTCCAGCAAAAGCAGGCGATTACGCTCAAATTGCTTTTGATCATACTATCGGCGATTTAGATTTTGAACTGTACAATTCATCTAGCCAACTCCTCAAACCTTCTAAGGGAATTGCTAATATTCATCGCATTGATTTAAAAGACTTAGAGATAGGAGATTATTATCTCAAAGTATTGGGTTACAATGGCGCAACTAATCCCACTTATACCTTAACCGTTGATGCTCCTTTCACAAAAATAACAGGAGATTGGTCTGAAACAAATACTGCTGAACCAGATACTCTACAACAAGCAAAAGATTTAGGTAAAATTAATCGCGTCTTCAATCAAGGTAATCTCTCAATTTCTCAAGGAGATGTAGACTGGTTTAAATTTGAAATTGATGCTAAGGGTGGTCAAAATGACGCGGTAGGAATTCGTTTCAATCAGGGACAAGGAAATTTAGATATTGAACTTTATGGGGCGGATGGAACAACGCTAATCAAAAAATCTACAGGTATTAGTGGCACTGAAGAAATTTCACTTAATGGTCGAGATAAAGGGGTCTATTATCTCAAAGTTTCTGGCTACAATAATGCGACCAACCCTAATTATGAATTGTTTATCAATGCACCAGAAAATACATCAGGAGATTGGGCAGAAAAAACATTAGGTAACAATATCTCTAGCAATGCTTTTAACCTCCGTGATGTGGAGGGGTTACAAACTTGGGAATCTTTGTCTATTCATACCACAAATGATGTCGATTGGTTCAAATTTACAACCCTAAATACTGCCAACGCGACTGATTTTGTCCGCATTCAATTTGACCAAAAACTAGGAGATTTAGAATTATCTCTGTATGATGCTACAGGAACAACTTTATACGGAAAATCAGAATCTACTGATAATTTTGAAGAACTTAAACTGACGAATGCTCAAGGAACGTATCTGAATCCGGGAACTTATTTAGTTAAAGTTGAGGGATACAAACAAGCGACGAATCCTAACTATCAACTCTTGATTAATGCGCCTAGCGGTGATAATTCTGATTGGGCGGAAACTAATAATACTCGATTAACTGCGGAGAATTTACAAGAAGTTCAAGGAACGCAAGTTTATTCAGGACTTTCTTTACATCAGGGTGGTGATGACGATTGGTTTAGCTTTATCACTAAAGGTATAGGAGTAGAAGGTCATGCAGTTAGTATTGAGTTTGATAATACCCAAGGGGATTTACAACTGCAACTTTATGACAACAGTGGAACTTTGAAGGGAACTTCAGATTTAAATAGTAACCGCGAGCGAATTTCCTTAAAGGGTTTGGTAGCTGGGACTTATTATGTCAAAGTCTACGGTAAGACTACTACGACAACTAATCCTAATTATTCTCTGATTATTGATGCACCTCAGATTCCAGAATCAGATTGGATTGATCAAAAAAGTGCAACCAAGAACTTTAATGACACCCGAACTACCGCCTATGATTTGCGAGAAATTGATGGTAGTTTAACATTAAGTGGGTTATCGATTCATCCAAATACCGATCAAGATTGGTTCAAGTTTAATTTAAATAAAATGGGGGTTGCAGGTCAGGCTGTACGCATTGATTTTAACCATTTTGAGGGGGATCTGAAATTAGAATTATTTGATACAAATGGAAATTCTTTAGGACTGTCGAATACAACTAAGAACTTTGAGGAGATTTCTTTAACTGGTAAGAATGCAGGGACTTACTATGTTAAGGTTTCGGGTGCGAGTAGTACTGCTTCCAATCCTGAGTACAGTTTAACAGTTGATGCTACCCCACAAGCACGACCTGATGCGCTGGAAGTAAATGATACTCCAGGGAAGGCTTATGATTTGCGGGATTTGGCGCGAACTGCACAAATTGGTATTGCTGCATCTGGTAGAGGTTATCCTTATGATTACTACTATTACACATTCTCAACTCCCCTTTTCAGTTCTCAACCTCTAGATGTTTTTTCTTCTCCTTATACCAGTGTGGTGGGATCTGTCTACAATGATTTGTTTGGAAGTCCTTCTGTATCGATGCTTCCTGGTTATCAACCTGTAAGTCATAGTGATGTTATTAATGCCGGTTTTCAAGTCGGTGGCAATGTACATAGTTTTGCATCTGGAGCGATTAATTATACAAATGTAAGCGATCTTGCTTACTCAGTTCCCGGATTTAGCCAGTGGCAACAGCAAAATAATCAGTATCTCTGGAATCAGGCTCAACAAGGTGTAAGTGGTTTTCAAGGTTTGGGATCTCTCGCATCAAGTATGCCTTGGCTTGGCAGTGTAGGAACAAGTTTGTCTGGGATAAGTTCAGCTCTTGGTAATATATTGGGTGATGGAAGTCTATCAGCTTTAATTTCACCTTTTAACAAAAATAGAAGTTCTCAAAACCTAGCCGTCATCTCCAACCTTTCCATCGACAAATTAACTGACCAAGACTGGTTTAAATTTGAACTTAGTAAAGATGGAGAAGAAGGTCAATTTATTAGCATCAACTTTGATCATGGCCAAGGCGATCTGAAATTAGAACTGTTTGAAGCATTCAACACCACTACCAACACTGCTGAAGCACAATATCAAACATATCTCGTCGATCGCGCTAATGGTAATGGTGACACAGAACAAATCAGTCTCACTGGGTTAGCAAAAGGAACATACTTTATCCGTGTCAGTGGCGCAATCAACCCAAATTACAGCCTCACCCTCAGCGCCCCTCCGCAACCGAACGATACAGGCGACTGGACAGAACCCAACAACAGCAGTTCTACAACCTACGATTTAAAGACAGTAGAAGGCGGACGTTTACTAGAAAATTTGTCTATTCACAATTCCACTGATCAAGATTGGTTTCAGTTCACTACAACAGGAACAGGAAAAAATGGTCACAAAGTCCGCATTGATTTTAGCAATGCTCAAGGCGATTTAGATTTGCTGCTCTATGACCAAAACGGTACTACTGTTAGAGGACGTTCCGAAACCACAGGAAATTTTGAAGAAATTAGCCTGAATACTTTACCTGCTGGTACTTATAAAGTCCAAGTTCTCGGCTACAACAATGGCACTAACCCGAACTATAGCCTATCTATCCTCGCTCCTGATAATACAACGACGATCGCTCCCGATAACTTAGAACCAAATAATACCTCTGCTACCGCCATTAATCTCAATCAGGCTGATGGTATCAACACCATTTCTAATCTTACCATTCACAATAGCGATCAAGACTACTTCAAATTTACCCTGCAAGATACCAATCCCAATGACGGACAAAACCTTGTCACTACCGACTCTTCTATCAGCATTCAATTTGAAAACGCCTTGGGCGATTTACAATTAGAACTTCGAGATCAAAATAATACTCTCGTCAGAAGTTCTCTGAGTACTTCCAATAACGAATCTATCTCCCTCAAAGGTCTTACCCCTGGAACTTACTACTCGCGTGTTTTCGGTAATACTGTCAACAATACTACTGCAACCAATCGCTACGAATTCCATATCGACGCGCCCACAGATGCGACGCAAATCAAAAATGACTGGACTGTTTTAGTGTACATGACCGCCAGCGATTTGCAGTCAGCCGCTTTTGATGATATCAACGAAATGGAATGGGCAACTTCTTTATTCCCCAGTAACGTTAACTTCGCTGTCCTCTGGGATCAGAGTTCCTTTGACACTAATAAACAATACACCACTGGCACACAGGGTAAATGGGGAACTACGGGACGAGCTATCATTCAAGCCGATACCAATATGAATCGAGTGGCTACAAATTTTGACATCAGTATTGGCGAACTAAATACAGGCGACCCCAATAACCTTGTCAACTTCGTCAACTGGGCAAAAACGGCTGCTCCGGCAGAGAATTATGCTCTTGTTATGTGGGATCATGGTGCTGGTGATTTAGGTGGTTTTAATTTCGATGATGAGGGTAATAAAACTAATACTTCTGTTGATCGCCTCTACACCAATGAACTGGCTGCTGCTCTCAACACCCTGAAAACAAGCGGCACAACTTTGGATTTGCTCGCCTTCGATGCTTGCTTGATGGGCATGACTGAGGTAGCCTATGCACTCAAAGATTATACCGATGTCTTCGTTGCTTCCGAAGAATTAGAAGCAGCTGAAGGTTACGATTACACTACCGCCTTTTCTGCCCTATTAAGCAATCCCGACCAAGTAACAGCACAAGACATCGCCTCTGGAATGATTACCAGTTTCCAACAACAATACCAAGGCGATCGCTTTGGATTCGATACCCTATCGGCAATTGATGCTCTCAACGATACAACTACGGGTAAATTCTCTAACTTTGTTACTCAATTAAAAGCCTTTACCGTTGCAGCCGTTGCTATCACCACATCTGCTACTTGGGATGCGATTCAAGATGCCCGCAATGCTGCAACCAGTTTCTTACAATCCGGGGATTACCGTGACTTAGGACAGTTTTTAAATGCGATCGCCACTAGCAATAACACCGCCCTCAGTGGACTCAAAACAGTCGCCCAAAGTGCTTACACTGCCTTACAGGACTTGGTAATTGATAAAACCTCAGATCGACGAGATACTCAAGGACTCTCAATTTACCTACCTTCCAGAGGATCAACCCTTGACCCTGGTTACCTCAACCGTAATGGGGCATTCTTCACCGCTACTGGTTGGAATAACTTCCTCAATGCTGCAATTAGTAGGGGAAGCAACCGGAATGCTACAACCGACTGGGCAGACTCTAACGATACTGCTGCTCGTGCTTATAACTTTAATAAACTGATTGGTGATGGGCATACCTTTACCAATTTAAGTCTGCATGAAGTTGCCGATCAAGACTGGTATCGTTTTGAAATAATTGGGAATGGAGAAAGTGGCGATCGCCTTACCGTCACCTACAGCAGTACTTTAGGATCTGGACTATCTTTATCGATTTATTCTCTGAACAACCGACAAACTCCTGTCAAACCAATTGCTAATGCAGTTTCTGGACAAGCAAGTATTGATTTAGCAGGGTTAGCTACAGGAGAATATCTAATTCGTGTTCAAGGCAATGGTTCTTTAATCGTTCCTCAATATTCTCTAACAATCAATACTCCAGGAACGCTGGGATCTGCCAATATCCAAGACTGGGCAAGTGGCAATAATAGGACAGCCAAAGCCAATAGTTTAGGTATCATTACGGCGGAAAGCGTATTTGCTGGTTTACGAGTTAATTCTACGACTCCAGATTTCTTTGAATTTGAAATCCCGAAAAACCAGATTGTCAACCCTGGAAGAGTGAATGTGAATGTGGTAGGGAATCAATCTGTCACAGCAGAATTACTCGCTACTAATGGAACAACAGTTCTTGCTACCAAAACAGGAACAGGAAAACTACAACTTACTTACCCTGGTGAAGCAGGAAAAACCTATCAACTGAAAATCAGTCAGCCTAGCGGACAAAACCCAGTCAGTTACTCCCTCCAGTTTGAGACAACACCTAGAACTGTTAATGATGGTACGATCAACAACGATCAACTGGAAGGAACATCAGGTAATGATACTCTCAATGGTGGCACTGGCAATGATGGGTTATCAGGTTTAGCGGGTAATGACATCATCAATGGGGGTCTTGGAAACGATACTCTCAATGGTGGCACTGGCAATGATAGTCTAATTGGAGGGTCTGGTGATGATACTTACATCATCGACAGCATTGGAGATACCATCACCGAAAATGCCAACGAAGGCACAGACACTGTTCAATCTTCTATCACTTACACTTTAGGTACAAATCTCGAAAACCTAACCTTAACTGGAATAGCAACTATTAACGCTACAGGGAACAGCTTTAACAACACTATTATAGGTAATAGTGCTAATAATACCCTCAATGGCGGAGATGGTAACGATAGTTTAACAGGTGGTGCTGGTAACGATATCCTAGTTGGCGGTGTAGGGGCTGATACTCTCACTGGTGGTACAGGAAGCGATCGCTTTACCTTCAACTCCCGCACAGAAGGCATTGACCACATCACCGATTTTAGCGTCATTGATGACACGATCGCCGTTTCCACAACCGGATTTGGCGGCGGATTAGTCGCAGGTGCAGTCATTACAGCCGCCCAGTTTGCCATCGGTACAGCCGCAACCACAGCTAGTCAAAGATTCATCTATAACAATACTACAGGCGGAATGTTCTTTGACCAAGATGGCACAGGTGCGATCGCTCAAACTCAATTCGCTACCCTCAATACTGGGTTGTCTCTGACGAATGCAGATATTTTGGCGATCGCATAA